The following coding sequences lie in one Nitratireductor mangrovi genomic window:
- a CDS encoding PopZ family protein, whose product MASEAAESMVPQSTSLQKEPSMEEILASIRRIIEDSDQGRPATDETEVDEVAAGTTDDDTSPEMRSFSEELGKGEEPQPDEHVDLEVPQAAVPEWTEPEHATEAGQEDERDAFTELSSAMEAEIESAPVTEPAAYPTASDEDRGGTEAVRAGIISERTGRQVAAAFDELSDAFAENRRKRFDEMAEEMIRPMLQDWLDNNLPTLVEKLVREEIERIARGDR is encoded by the coding sequence ATGGCCAGCGAAGCGGCGGAATCAATGGTGCCACAGTCGACGAGTCTGCAGAAGGAGCCGTCGATGGAGGAAATCCTGGCCTCCATCAGGCGGATAATCGAGGATAGTGATCAGGGCCGTCCGGCGACGGACGAGACGGAGGTCGACGAAGTGGCCGCCGGCACGACCGACGACGATACAAGTCCGGAAATGCGCTCGTTCAGCGAGGAACTGGGGAAGGGCGAGGAGCCCCAGCCCGACGAACACGTTGACCTGGAAGTGCCGCAGGCAGCCGTGCCAGAATGGACGGAGCCGGAGCACGCGACGGAAGCGGGCCAGGAGGATGAGCGCGACGCCTTCACGGAACTCTCCTCGGCCATGGAGGCGGAAATCGAATCCGCGCCGGTCACGGAACCCGCGGCGTATCCGACCGCAAGCGATGAGGATCGCGGTGGCACTGAAGCCGTCCGCGCGGGCATCATTTCGGAGCGGACGGGACGCCAGGTGGCAGCGGCGTTCGACGAGCTTTCCGACGCCTTTGCCGAAAACAGGCGCAAACGCTTCGACGAGATGGCCGAGGAGATGATCCGCCCGATGTTGCAGGACTGGCTCGACAACAACCTGCCGACGCTGGTCGAGAAGCTGGTCCGCGAGGAGATTGAACGCATCGCGCGCGGCGACCGCTGA
- a CDS encoding TolC family outer membrane protein gives MALKSKFWAALLVSAAVTVPGAALAETIGGALSKAYVNNSSLNSARAGVRITDEGVPLAKSGYRPTVAAVGTISYASQAGTRISAGSFGVEIRQTLFDGFQTRNNVRAAEAQVRAANESLRNTEQNTLFNAAAAYMDVIRDRQVAVLRERNLEFLEEQVRAARSRFEVGEGTRTDVAQAEAGRSGAVAQLSAARAQVLSSSAVYRQIVGDDPGKLQAARPLAKLLPNKLGEAIAIASAEHPAIRATQHLVDAAGFAVKSAEGALLPGVSASASVSRGFRHNSPDPAGTSGTFNAADIGATLTIPLYQGGAAATNVRRSKEELGQARIEVDVSHDQVRAAVTSAWTQYTASAEVVAANRELVSAAQLALDGVIEERNVGQRTTLDVLDAQDDVISARINLVSAERDLVVASYAILSSMGRLSIARLGLKVAEYRPEEHYEAVKDKWFGLRTPDGR, from the coding sequence GTGGCGTTGAAGAGCAAGTTTTGGGCGGCGTTGCTGGTGTCTGCGGCGGTAACGGTTCCGGGTGCTGCACTCGCCGAGACGATCGGCGGGGCCCTCTCGAAGGCCTACGTGAACAATTCGAGCCTCAATTCGGCCCGTGCGGGCGTGCGTATCACCGACGAAGGTGTGCCCCTGGCCAAGTCCGGGTACCGCCCGACCGTCGCCGCTGTCGGGACCATCAGCTATGCCAGCCAGGCCGGAACCCGCATATCGGCGGGCTCGTTTGGCGTAGAGATCAGGCAGACGCTGTTCGACGGTTTCCAGACCCGCAACAATGTGCGCGCCGCCGAGGCACAGGTGCGCGCGGCCAATGAATCGCTGCGCAACACCGAGCAGAACACGCTGTTCAACGCGGCTGCCGCCTATATGGATGTCATCCGCGACCGTCAGGTCGCCGTTCTGCGCGAGCGCAACCTCGAGTTCCTGGAAGAGCAGGTGCGCGCCGCGCGGTCGCGTTTCGAGGTGGGCGAGGGCACCCGCACCGATGTCGCGCAAGCCGAGGCCGGGCGGTCAGGCGCCGTCGCACAACTGTCGGCGGCGCGGGCCCAGGTGCTTTCGAGTTCGGCCGTCTATCGCCAGATCGTCGGCGACGACCCGGGCAAGCTCCAGGCTGCCCGTCCGCTTGCCAAGCTGTTGCCCAACAAGCTGGGCGAGGCGATTGCCATTGCGTCGGCCGAACATCCGGCGATCCGTGCCACCCAGCATCTGGTCGATGCGGCAGGCTTCGCGGTGAAGTCGGCGGAGGGCGCGCTGCTCCCCGGCGTTTCGGCCAGTGCGTCGGTGTCGCGCGGCTTCCGCCATAATTCGCCCGATCCGGCCGGCACCAGTGGCACTTTCAATGCCGCCGACATCGGCGCAACCCTGACCATCCCGCTCTATCAGGGTGGGGCGGCTGCCACCAATGTGCGCCGCTCCAAGGAGGAGCTTGGCCAGGCCCGCATCGAGGTCGACGTCAGTCACGACCAGGTTCGTGCCGCCGTGACTTCCGCTTGGACCCAGTACACGGCCTCCGCCGAAGTGGTCGCGGCGAACCGCGAACTGGTTTCGGCCGCGCAGCTTGCCCTCGACGGTGTGATCGAGGAGCGCAATGTCGGCCAGCGAACAACCCTTGACGTGCTCGATGCCCAGGACGATGTGATTTCGGCTCGCATCAATCTGGTTTCCGCGGAGCGTGACCTGGTGGTGGCGAGCTACGCAATCCTGTCTTCGATGGGTCGACTGTCCATTGCCCGCCTCGGGCTCAAGGTGGCCGAGTACCGGCCCGAGGAACACTACGAGGCCGTGAAGGACAAATGGTTCGGCCTCAGGACGCCCGACGGCCGCTGA
- a CDS encoding protein-L-isoaspartate O-methyltransferase family protein, whose translation MSADFELLRRKMVDGQLRTTDVTSIPVLDAFLAVPREAFVPQRRRELAYIDEDVEITPTDSGQKRFLMEASPLARLIQLAAVEPGDVALDIGTGTGYSAALLSRLAGSVIALESEPTLAADATRLLSELGCDNVAVVEGALAEGYASEAPYDVILIGGAVDQIPEKLFDQLREGGRLVAVEGHGNAGVARLYLKQGGTVSWRRGFNAAVEPLPGFQKEAAFEF comes from the coding sequence ATGAGTGCTGACTTCGAGCTACTTCGGCGGAAGATGGTCGATGGGCAGTTGCGCACCACCGACGTCACCAGCATTCCGGTCCTCGATGCCTTCCTTGCCGTGCCGCGCGAGGCGTTTGTGCCGCAGCGGCGCAGGGAACTTGCCTATATCGACGAGGATGTGGAGATCACGCCGACCGACTCGGGCCAGAAACGGTTCCTGATGGAGGCTTCGCCGCTTGCCCGGCTGATCCAGCTTGCCGCCGTCGAGCCCGGCGATGTGGCGCTCGATATCGGCACCGGCACCGGCTATTCGGCCGCATTGCTGTCGCGACTGGCGGGCTCCGTCATCGCGCTCGAAAGCGAGCCGACGCTGGCGGCCGACGCCACCAGGCTGCTTTCGGAACTCGGTTGCGACAATGTGGCCGTGGTGGAAGGCGCGCTGGCCGAGGGTTACGCCTCCGAGGCCCCTTACGACGTGATCCTGATCGGTGGCGCGGTGGACCAAATACCTGAAAAACTGTTCGACCAGTTGCGTGAAGGCGGCCGCCTGGTCGCGGTCGAGGGACACGGCAATGCCGGTGTTGCGCGCCTTTACCTGAAGCAGGGCGGCACGGTTTCCTGGCGGCGCGGCTTCAATGCCGCGGTCGAACCGCTGCCAGGCTTCCAGAAGGAGGCTGCCTTCGAGTTCTAG
- a CDS encoding type II toxin-antitoxin system VapC family toxin produces the protein MYVDASAQVAILKGETEREFFLDAIEQADQCITSPISVFEAAIALGTLTGSCVSALADALQFLERADVSIEPIDEEHLIDIAIARDTYGKGSSHPARLNLGDCISYAMAKRAGVPLLYKGNDFAHTDLG, from the coding sequence ATGTATGTGGATGCATCGGCACAAGTCGCCATCCTGAAAGGGGAGACGGAACGGGAGTTTTTCCTTGATGCGATCGAGCAGGCGGATCAGTGCATCACGTCGCCGATCTCCGTTTTCGAGGCGGCGATCGCGCTCGGTACGCTTACCGGCAGTTGTGTCTCGGCACTGGCAGACGCGCTTCAGTTTCTTGAACGGGCCGATGTCTCGATCGAGCCAATCGACGAAGAACACCTGATCGACATCGCCATAGCCCGTGATACCTACGGCAAGGGCAGCAGCCATCCCGCGCGCCTCAACCTGGGGGATTGTATCTCCTATGCGATGGCCAAGCGCGCAGGGGTGCCGCTGCTCTACAAGGGGAACGATTTTGCCCACACTGATCTCGGGTAG
- a CDS encoding type II toxin-antitoxin system VapB family antitoxin, with protein sequence MVIHVKDEETDAMVRQLAHKRGIGITAAIREAVGEALVAEEARSRIKARGRLAERVKPLLDRLDRLPRAQTATDKAFYDDLWDEGT encoded by the coding sequence ATGGTGATACACGTTAAAGACGAGGAGACTGACGCCATGGTCAGACAACTGGCTCATAAGCGTGGAATTGGTATCACCGCCGCGATCAGGGAAGCTGTTGGTGAAGCGCTGGTTGCAGAGGAGGCACGGTCACGTATCAAGGCGCGTGGACGCCTTGCCGAACGCGTAAAGCCGCTTCTTGACAGGCTGGACCGGCTGCCTCGCGCGCAGACGGCAACCGACAAGGCCTTCTACGATGATCTTTGGGACGAGGGGACATAG
- a CDS encoding nitrile hydratase accessory protein, which yields MNRPEPAADAPAFDAPWQAEAFALAVALQDAGVFTAVEWAEALGRERGRPGLSPTGEDYYHSLLDALEGLLARKGLADERLLAETAAAWRRAARATPHGRPIALENDPLGHKGG from the coding sequence TTGAACCGGCCTGAGCCGGCAGCCGACGCGCCGGCCTTCGATGCACCGTGGCAGGCCGAGGCCTTCGCGCTGGCGGTGGCGCTGCAGGATGCCGGCGTGTTCACGGCGGTGGAATGGGCCGAGGCGCTGGGTCGCGAGCGTGGCCGGCCGGGGCTCTCGCCGACCGGCGAAGACTATTACCATTCGCTGCTCGACGCGCTGGAGGGGCTGCTCGCGCGGAAAGGGCTCGCCGACGAAAGACTGTTGGCCGAGACGGCCGCGGCCTGGCGGCGCGCGGCGCGGGCGACCCCGCATGGCCGGCCGATTGCGCTGGAGAACGATCCGCTGGGGCACAAAGGCGGCTAG
- the nthB gene encoding nitrile hydratase subunit beta yields MNGAHDLGGQMGFGPVAPERDEPVFHAEWEKRALGVTLAAGGMGHWTIDESRHARESLHPAVYYSASYYEIWIRALENLLERRGFVTADERAAGKALGSGTNPKRVLAADEVAATLARGGPCDREVPTPARFKAGDRVRAKNNHPQGHTRLPRYARGHVGTVEAVRGGFVLPDSNAHGQGESPEWLYTVVFSAAELWGESADPALTVSVDAWESYLEPA; encoded by the coding sequence ATGAACGGCGCGCACGATCTTGGCGGCCAGATGGGGTTCGGGCCGGTGGCGCCCGAACGGGACGAACCGGTCTTTCACGCCGAATGGGAGAAGCGCGCGCTGGGCGTGACGCTCGCGGCCGGCGGCATGGGACACTGGACCATCGACGAAAGCCGCCACGCGCGCGAAAGCCTGCACCCGGCGGTCTACTATTCGGCGAGCTATTACGAAATCTGGATCCGGGCGCTGGAAAACCTGCTCGAACGTCGCGGCTTCGTCACTGCCGACGAACGCGCGGCAGGAAAGGCACTCGGCAGCGGCACGAACCCGAAACGGGTTCTCGCGGCGGACGAGGTCGCCGCCACGCTCGCCAGGGGCGGACCCTGCGATCGGGAAGTCCCGACGCCGGCGCGCTTCAAGGCCGGCGATCGGGTCAGGGCGAAGAACAACCATCCGCAAGGCCATACAAGGCTGCCGCGCTATGCGCGCGGCCATGTCGGCACCGTCGAGGCGGTGCGCGGCGGCTTCGTGCTGCCCGACAGCAACGCGCATGGGCAGGGCGAAAGCCCCGAATGGCTCTACACCGTGGTGTTTTCCGCCGCCGAACTCTGGGGCGAGAGCGCCGACCCGGCGCTGACGGTCAGCGTGGATGCTTGGGAGAGCTATCTTGAACCGGCCTGA
- the nthA gene encoding nitrile hydratase subunit alpha, with the protein MAHDGDHSHGHDHPHDNDLDPMAARVRALETILTEKGLIDPAAVDAIVETYAHKVGPQNGARVVARAWSDPAFAEWLRKDATAAIASLGYTGRQGEHMQAVFNTAETHNLVVCTLCSCYPWSVLGLPPVWYKSPPYRSRAVIEPRSVLAEFGLTLPAEKKIRVWDSTAELRYLVVPERPERTQGWNEERLAGLVTRDSMIGTGLALKAEAA; encoded by the coding sequence ATGGCGCATGACGGCGATCACTCGCACGGGCACGACCACCCGCACGACAACGACCTCGACCCGATGGCGGCGCGGGTCAGGGCGCTCGAGACAATCCTGACCGAGAAGGGCCTGATCGACCCGGCCGCTGTGGATGCGATCGTCGAGACCTATGCGCACAAGGTCGGGCCGCAGAACGGCGCGCGCGTGGTCGCCCGCGCCTGGAGCGATCCCGCATTTGCCGAATGGCTGCGCAAGGACGCGACGGCGGCGATTGCGTCGCTTGGCTATACCGGCCGCCAGGGCGAGCACATGCAGGCGGTGTTCAATACCGCCGAAACGCACAACCTCGTCGTCTGCACGCTGTGCTCCTGCTACCCTTGGTCGGTGCTCGGACTGCCGCCGGTCTGGTACAAATCGCCGCCCTACCGGTCGCGGGCGGTGATCGAACCGCGCAGTGTTCTGGCGGAATTCGGCCTGACCCTGCCGGCGGAGAAGAAAATCCGCGTGTGGGATTCCACCGCTGAGCTGCGCTATCTCGTGGTGCCGGAGCGGCCCGAGAGGACGCAGGGCTGGAACGAGGAGAGGCTCGCGGGGCTGGTGACGCGGGATTCCATGATCGGCACCGGCCTGGCGCTCAAGGCGGAGGCCGCATGA
- a CDS encoding LysE family translocator: protein MAFDVFLALLVFAFVSSITPGPNNFMLLASGVNFGFRRSIPHMLGIGAGFVTLLLAVGFGLGAVLSTFPPLHLALKVAGGAYLLYLAWRIGMSRSLGKGGEGGARPMSFLSAAAFQWVNPKAWVMAVTAMALYTSAEQPFLSVMLVAVAFGLVNFPCVSSWAAFGMALRNFLSDPVRLKWFNIAMGVLLAATLWPMLA, encoded by the coding sequence ATGGCTTTCGACGTCTTTCTGGCATTGCTGGTGTTTGCCTTCGTCTCGTCGATCACGCCGGGACCGAACAATTTCATGCTGCTCGCCTCGGGCGTGAATTTCGGCTTCCGGCGCAGCATCCCGCACATGCTGGGGATCGGGGCCGGTTTCGTGACGCTGCTTCTGGCGGTCGGCTTCGGGCTCGGCGCGGTGCTTTCGACGTTTCCGCCGCTCCACCTGGCGCTGAAGGTCGCCGGCGGCGCGTATCTTCTCTACCTCGCATGGCGCATCGGCATGTCGCGGTCGCTCGGCAAGGGCGGCGAAGGCGGGGCGAGGCCGATGAGCTTTCTGTCGGCGGCGGCCTTCCAGTGGGTCAACCCCAAAGCCTGGGTGATGGCGGTGACCGCGATGGCGCTCTACACCAGCGCCGAGCAACCGTTCCTGTCGGTGATGCTGGTGGCGGTCGCCTTCGGGCTGGTGAACTTTCCATGCGTTTCGTCATGGGCAGCGTTCGGAATGGCCCTGCGCAATTTCCTGTCCGACCCGGTGCGGCTGAAATGGTTCAACATCGCCATGGGCGTGCTGCTGGCGGCAACGCTGTGGCCGATGCTTGCCTGA
- the ilvN gene encoding acetolactate synthase small subunit, with protein sequence MNAQLKPTGSAYFIAKETEKHESRTLSVLVDNEPGVLARVIGLFSGRGYNIDSLTVSETEHERHLSRITIVTRGTPHVLEQIKHQLERIVPVHRVVDLTVVARERGHDRPLERELALVKVTGTGDDRVEALRLADAFRAQVIDANTEHFIFEITGRVSKIEQFIAIMQPLGLVEVCRTGVAALNRGAEGMQ encoded by the coding sequence ATGAACGCCCAGCTCAAGCCGACCGGTTCGGCCTACTTCATCGCCAAGGAAACCGAAAAGCACGAGAGCCGCACGCTGTCGGTGCTGGTCGACAACGAGCCGGGGGTGCTGGCGCGGGTGATCGGGCTTTTCTCGGGCCGCGGCTACAACATCGACAGCCTGACGGTGTCGGAGACCGAGCATGAGCGGCACCTGTCGCGTATCACCATCGTGACGCGGGGAACGCCGCATGTGCTCGAACAGATCAAGCACCAGCTCGAACGCATCGTACCGGTGCACCGGGTGGTCGACCTGACCGTGGTGGCGCGCGAGCGCGGCCATGACCGGCCGCTGGAGCGGGAACTGGCGCTGGTCAAGGTGACGGGGACGGGCGACGACCGGGTGGAGGCCTTGCGACTCGCCGACGCCTTCCGGGCGCAGGTGATCGACGCCAACACAGAACATTTCATCTTCGAGATCACCGGCCGCGTCTCCAAGATCGAGCAGTTCATCGCCATCATGCAGCCGCTCGGCCTGGTCGAGGTTTGCCGCACCGGCGTCGCCGCGCTCAATCGCGGCGCGGAAGGGATGCAGTAG
- a CDS encoding threonine dehydratase produces MFTLDQVEAAHRLVGEAVPPTPSHGWPLLGERLGAEVFVKHENHTPTGAFKVRGGLTYLDWLKRERPQVAGVVSATRGNHGQSIAFAARRLGLGATIVVPRGNSTEKNAAMRAFGAELLVRGGDFQEAREEAERIAVERGHEMVPSYHEHLVLGVSTYALEMLSKHRDLDVLYVPIGLGSGICGCILVRDLLGLKIEIVGVQAERAPAYALSFEAGRPISTNASDTFADGMATRVPDAEALKVILRGAARIVQIGEEEIAEAMRIYWTDTHNLAEGAGAAALAAALKEGERNRGRRVGLVLSGGNIDLDLFRRHVFALAGNHDVQPEAVERRA; encoded by the coding sequence GTGTTCACGCTCGATCAGGTCGAGGCAGCGCACAGGCTGGTCGGCGAGGCAGTGCCGCCGACGCCAAGCCATGGCTGGCCGCTGCTCGGCGAACGGCTGGGCGCCGAGGTGTTCGTCAAGCACGAGAACCATACGCCGACCGGCGCCTTCAAGGTGCGCGGTGGGCTGACCTATCTCGACTGGCTGAAGCGCGAGCGGCCGCAGGTCGCCGGCGTGGTGTCCGCAACGCGAGGCAATCACGGCCAGAGCATCGCCTTTGCCGCCCGCCGGCTGGGCCTTGGCGCGACGATCGTGGTGCCGCGCGGCAATTCGACCGAAAAGAACGCCGCCATGCGCGCCTTCGGGGCGGAGCTTCTGGTGCGCGGCGGCGATTTCCAGGAGGCGCGCGAGGAAGCAGAGAGGATCGCGGTGGAGCGGGGCCACGAGATGGTGCCGTCCTATCACGAGCATCTGGTGCTGGGTGTCTCGACCTACGCGCTGGAGATGCTGTCGAAGCATCGCGACCTCGACGTGCTTTACGTGCCGATCGGCCTCGGTTCCGGCATTTGCGGCTGCATCCTTGTGCGCGACCTGCTCGGCCTCAAGATCGAGATCGTCGGCGTGCAGGCGGAGCGGGCGCCGGCTTATGCGTTGTCGTTCGAGGCCGGCCGGCCGATCTCGACCAACGCGTCCGACACCTTCGCCGACGGCATGGCGACGCGGGTGCCCGACGCGGAAGCGCTGAAGGTCATCCTGCGCGGCGCGGCGCGGATCGTGCAGATCGGCGAGGAGGAGATCGCCGAGGCGATGCGCATCTACTGGACCGACACCCACAACCTCGCCGAAGGCGCCGGCGCGGCGGCACTCGCCGCCGCACTGAAGGAAGGCGAGCGCAATCGCGGCAGGCGCGTCGGCCTGGTGCTGTCGGGCGGCAATATCGACCTCGACCTGTTCCGCCGGCATGTCTTTGCTCTCGCCGGGAACCATGACGTCCAGCCCGAAGCCGTGGAGCGCCGGGCATGA